In a single window of the Elaeis guineensis isolate ETL-2024a chromosome 6, EG11, whole genome shotgun sequence genome:
- the LOC105046559 gene encoding NADH dehydrogenase [ubiquinone] flavoprotein 2, mitochondrial isoform X1: MFSQVARLAAKRLLEVRRSLRPAPPVVFAAAAATATAATSRSFSTALNYHIDSPDNNPDMPWEFTEANMERVKEILSHYPSNYKQSAVIPLLDLAQQQHGGWLPVAAMNAVAKIIEVAPVRVYEVATFYSMFNRTKVGKYHLLVCGTTPCMIRGSREIEEALLKHLGVKRNEVTKDGMFSVGEMECMGCCVNAPMITVADYTKGSEGYSYNYYEDVTPKRVIEIVEMLRKGEKPPFFVCDIGSLADWHTESRTDKEWTCWRKYHFAWGAKGSIVQGSRCLLNSN, from the exons ATGTTCTCGCAGGTGGCCCGCCTCGCGGCCAAGCGCCTCCTCGAGGTCCGGCGATCTCTCCGGCCTGCTCCGCCG GTCGTcttcgccgccgccgccgccaccgccACCGCCGCCACCTCTAGATCCTTCTCGACCGCCTTAAACTAC CATATTGATAGTCCGGATAACAATCCTGACATGCCATGGGAATTCACGGAAGCAAATATGGAAAGG GTCAAGGAGATATTATCCCACTATCCTTCCAACTACAAGCAATCAGCTGTTATTCCATTACTGGATCTTGCACAACAACAGCATGGTGGATGGCTACCTGTTGCTGCAATGAATGCT GTGGCTAAGATCATAGAAGTTGCTCCTGTTCGTGTATATGAAGTTGCTACATTTTATTCAATGTTCAATCGGACTAAG GTTGGTAAGTATCACCTTTTGGTTTGTGGAACAACACCTTGTATGATACGTGGATCACGTGAAATTGAAGAAGCCTTGCTAAAACACCTGGGAGTAAAGCGCAATG AAGTGACAAAGGATGGCATGTTTTCTGTTGGTGAAATGGAGTGCATG GGATGTTGTGTGAATGCTCCAATGATTACTGTGGCTGACTATACCAAAGGTTCAGAAGGATACTCATACAATTACTAT GAAGATGTCACTCCGAAGCGAGTAATTGAGATTGTTGAGATGCTGAGAAAGGGAGAAAAACCACCC TTCTTTGTTTGTGATATTGGATCTCTTGCAGATTGGCACACAGAATCCAGAACGGATAAGGAGTGGACCTGCTGGAGGAAATACCACTTTGCTTGGGGAGCCAAAGGCTCCATCGTGCAGGGATCTCGGTGCCTGTTGAATTCCAACTGA
- the LOC105046559 gene encoding NADH dehydrogenase [ubiquinone] flavoprotein 2, mitochondrial isoform X2 — protein sequence MFSQVARLAAKRLLEVRRSLRPAPPVVFAAAAATATAATSRSFSTALNYHIDSPDNNPDMPWEFTEANMERVKEILSHYPSNYKQSAVIPLLDLAQQQHGGWLPVAAMNAVAKIIEVAPVRVYEVATFYSMFNRTKVGKYHLLVCGTTPCMIRGSREIEEALLKHLGVKRNEVTKDGMFSVGEMECMGCCVNAPMITVADYTKGSEGYSYNYYEDVTPKRVIEIVEMLRKGEKPPIGTQNPERIRSGPAGGNTTLLGEPKAPSCRDLGAC from the exons ATGTTCTCGCAGGTGGCCCGCCTCGCGGCCAAGCGCCTCCTCGAGGTCCGGCGATCTCTCCGGCCTGCTCCGCCG GTCGTcttcgccgccgccgccgccaccgccACCGCCGCCACCTCTAGATCCTTCTCGACCGCCTTAAACTAC CATATTGATAGTCCGGATAACAATCCTGACATGCCATGGGAATTCACGGAAGCAAATATGGAAAGG GTCAAGGAGATATTATCCCACTATCCTTCCAACTACAAGCAATCAGCTGTTATTCCATTACTGGATCTTGCACAACAACAGCATGGTGGATGGCTACCTGTTGCTGCAATGAATGCT GTGGCTAAGATCATAGAAGTTGCTCCTGTTCGTGTATATGAAGTTGCTACATTTTATTCAATGTTCAATCGGACTAAG GTTGGTAAGTATCACCTTTTGGTTTGTGGAACAACACCTTGTATGATACGTGGATCACGTGAAATTGAAGAAGCCTTGCTAAAACACCTGGGAGTAAAGCGCAATG AAGTGACAAAGGATGGCATGTTTTCTGTTGGTGAAATGGAGTGCATG GGATGTTGTGTGAATGCTCCAATGATTACTGTGGCTGACTATACCAAAGGTTCAGAAGGATACTCATACAATTACTAT GAAGATGTCACTCCGAAGCGAGTAATTGAGATTGTTGAGATGCTGAGAAAGGGAGAAAAACCACCC ATTGGCACACAGAATCCAGAACGGATAAGGAGTGGACCTGCTGGAGGAAATACCACTTTGCTTGGGGAGCCAAAGGCTCCATCGTGCAGGGATCTCGGTGCCTGTTGA